In Calonectris borealis chromosome 10, bCalBor7.hap1.2, whole genome shotgun sequence, a single genomic region encodes these proteins:
- the THUMPD3 gene encoding tRNA (guanine(6)-N(2))-methyltransferase THUMP3 isoform X1 translates to MAEAEAAGDAGVAPAPAPAPAPAPAPAPAPAPAPAEQGAELAAVIGATVPTGFELTAAAEVQEKLGSASRISRDRGKIYFEVPARGLPQVHRLRSVDNLFVVVQEFKDYQFKENKEDALKDLEDLVKKLPWTDPLKVWELNNSLKKKKTKRKKHNLQSTASKEKLNDNGEEEGTDQKDASEQEDCAQNAAGVEPASGQDTEKTQGVASRNGEEEEEEEDNEQSDAKDELQAGSGSETKAGDGKTSDGEAKVLKFRVTCNRAGDKHSFTSNEAARYFGGAVQEHFQWKADMTNFDVEVLLNIHNNEVVVGIALTEESLHRRNITHFGPTTLRSTLAYGMLRLCDPQPTDIIVDPMCGTGAIPIEGATEWPSCYHIAGDNNPQAVKRAANNICSLLKKNENKESSTSLGIPLDIIQWDICNLPLRTGSVDIIVTDMPFGKRIGSKKKNWDLYPACLMEMGRICTPGTGRAVLLTQDKKCFAKALSRMGHIWRKGQTVWVNVGGLHAAVYLLKRTWERAEEKRSFW, encoded by the exons aTGGCGGAAGCGGAGGCGGCCGGTGACGCGGgggtggccccggccccggccccggccccggccccggccccggccccggccccggccccggccccggccccggccgagcAGGGCGCGGAGCTCGCGGCCGTTATCGGCGCCACCGTGCCCACCGGGTTCGAGCTGACGGCGGCCGCGGAGGTGCAGGAGAAGCTGGGCTCGGCCTCCAGGATCAGCAGGGACCGGGGGAAGATCTACTTCGAGGTCCCGGCCCGGGGCTTGCCGCAG GTCCATCGTCTAAGGTCAGTGGATAATTTATTTGTTGTTGTTCAGGAGTTCAAAGACTAtcaattcaaagaaaacaag gaaGATGCTCTAAAGGATTTGGAAGACTTGGTTAAAAAACTGCCTTGGACCGATCCGTTGAAAGTTTGGGAGCTGAACaacagcttaaaaaagaaaaagacaaaacgcAAAAAACATAATCTGCAGAGTACTGCAAGCAAAGAGAAGTTGAATGACaatggagaagaggaaggaacaGATCAAAAAGATGCTAGTGAACAGGAGGACTGTGCCCAAAACGCTGCAGGTGTAGAACCTGCTAGTGGCCAGGATACAGAAAAGACACAAGGAGTGGCATCCCGAaacggggaggaggaggaggaggaggaggataatGAACAATCAGATGCTAAAGACGAATTGCAGGCGGGTTCTGGGAGTGAGACCAAGGCTGGTGATGGCAAGACAAGCGACGGAGAGGCGAAGGTGTTGAAGTTCCGTGTTACGTGCAACAGAGCAGGAGACAAGCACAGTTTCACCTCAAACGAGGCTGCAAGATACTTTGGTGGAGCTGTGCAGGAGCACTTCCAGTGGAAAGCTGACATGACTAACTTTGATGTAGAG GTTCTTCTGAATATTCACAATAATGAAGTAGTTGTGGGTATTGCATTAACTGAAGAGAGtcttcacagaagaaatattACACATTTTGGACCCACAACTCTTCGTTCAACTCTCGCTTATGGCATGCTTAG actctgtgaTCCACAGCCAACGGATATCATAGTTGATCCCATGTGTGGTACAGGAGCAATACCAATAGAG GGAGCTACAGAGTGGCCTAGCTGCTACCATATTGCTGGTGATAACAACCCACAAGCTGTAAAGAGAGCAGCAAACAACATATGTTCTTtactaaagaaaaatgagaataagGAAAG CAGTACTTCCCTGGGCATACCCTTAGACATCATTCAGTGGGATATTTGCAATCTCCCTTTGCGGACTGGTTCTGTGGACATTATTGTGACAGACATGCCATTTGGAAAGAG gatAGGGTCAAAGAAGAAGAACTGGGATCTCTATCCAGCCTGCCTCATGGAGATGGGCCGGATCTGCACaccggggacaggcagggctgtgctgcttaCACAGGACAAGAAATGCTTTGCCAAG
- the THUMPD3 gene encoding tRNA (guanine(6)-N(2))-methyltransferase THUMP3 isoform X2, producing the protein MTSKMRSLSRCKEVFLLALHVHRLRSVDNLFVVVQEFKDYQFKENKEDALKDLEDLVKKLPWTDPLKVWELNNSLKKKKTKRKKHNLQSTASKEKLNDNGEEEGTDQKDASEQEDCAQNAAGVEPASGQDTEKTQGVASRNGEEEEEEEDNEQSDAKDELQAGSGSETKAGDGKTSDGEAKVLKFRVTCNRAGDKHSFTSNEAARYFGGAVQEHFQWKADMTNFDVEVLLNIHNNEVVVGIALTEESLHRRNITHFGPTTLRSTLAYGMLRLCDPQPTDIIVDPMCGTGAIPIEGATEWPSCYHIAGDNNPQAVKRAANNICSLLKKNENKESSTSLGIPLDIIQWDICNLPLRTGSVDIIVTDMPFGKRIGSKKKNWDLYPACLMEMGRICTPGTGRAVLLTQDKKCFAKALSRMGHIWRKGQTVWVNVGGLHAAVYLLKRTWERAEEKRSFW; encoded by the exons ATGACGTCAAAGATGAGGAGCTTAAGTCGGTGCAAAGAAGTCTTCCTTCTGGCTTTGCAC GTCCATCGTCTAAGGTCAGTGGATAATTTATTTGTTGTTGTTCAGGAGTTCAAAGACTAtcaattcaaagaaaacaag gaaGATGCTCTAAAGGATTTGGAAGACTTGGTTAAAAAACTGCCTTGGACCGATCCGTTGAAAGTTTGGGAGCTGAACaacagcttaaaaaagaaaaagacaaaacgcAAAAAACATAATCTGCAGAGTACTGCAAGCAAAGAGAAGTTGAATGACaatggagaagaggaaggaacaGATCAAAAAGATGCTAGTGAACAGGAGGACTGTGCCCAAAACGCTGCAGGTGTAGAACCTGCTAGTGGCCAGGATACAGAAAAGACACAAGGAGTGGCATCCCGAaacggggaggaggaggaggaggaggaggataatGAACAATCAGATGCTAAAGACGAATTGCAGGCGGGTTCTGGGAGTGAGACCAAGGCTGGTGATGGCAAGACAAGCGACGGAGAGGCGAAGGTGTTGAAGTTCCGTGTTACGTGCAACAGAGCAGGAGACAAGCACAGTTTCACCTCAAACGAGGCTGCAAGATACTTTGGTGGAGCTGTGCAGGAGCACTTCCAGTGGAAAGCTGACATGACTAACTTTGATGTAGAG GTTCTTCTGAATATTCACAATAATGAAGTAGTTGTGGGTATTGCATTAACTGAAGAGAGtcttcacagaagaaatattACACATTTTGGACCCACAACTCTTCGTTCAACTCTCGCTTATGGCATGCTTAG actctgtgaTCCACAGCCAACGGATATCATAGTTGATCCCATGTGTGGTACAGGAGCAATACCAATAGAG GGAGCTACAGAGTGGCCTAGCTGCTACCATATTGCTGGTGATAACAACCCACAAGCTGTAAAGAGAGCAGCAAACAACATATGTTCTTtactaaagaaaaatgagaataagGAAAG CAGTACTTCCCTGGGCATACCCTTAGACATCATTCAGTGGGATATTTGCAATCTCCCTTTGCGGACTGGTTCTGTGGACATTATTGTGACAGACATGCCATTTGGAAAGAG gatAGGGTCAAAGAAGAAGAACTGGGATCTCTATCCAGCCTGCCTCATGGAGATGGGCCGGATCTGCACaccggggacaggcagggctgtgctgcttaCACAGGACAAGAAATGCTTTGCCAAG